A section of the Oncorhynchus tshawytscha isolate Ot180627B linkage group LG09, Otsh_v2.0, whole genome shotgun sequence genome encodes:
- the LOC121847163 gene encoding Meckel syndrome type 1 protein-like isoform X1 yields MSSLQHSQSMVTQVKSNPTLLAHRMANVRHRRQDRHPVDRTIPKSRLITWDPSEDFVKTSHMVNTPVQTIHIMGNLGPAGKLGQKEKECLLCTIRADGNGVVTIKPDFNKGKVETEGEKREVWRQTRGDGTATVHI; encoded by the exons atgtcctcactacaGCATTCCCAGAGTATGGTGACGCAGGTCAAGTCCAATCCTACCTTACTGGCACATAGGATGGCCAATGTCAGACACAGACGACAGGACAGACACCCAGT TGACCGCACCATCCCCAAGTCCAGGCTGATTACCTGGGACCCCTCTGAGGACTTTGTGAAGACCAGCCACATGGTCAACACACCTGTACAGACCATACACATCATGGGGAACCTGGGACCAGCGGGCAA ACTTGGCCAAAAGGAGAAGGAATGCTTGTTGTGCACGATAAGAGCAGATGGAAATGGAGTGGTTACCATCAAACCAGACTTCAACAAAGGCAAG GTTGAGacggagggggagaagagggaggtgtgGCGTCAGACCAGAGGAGACGGAACAGCAACAGTGCATATATAG
- the LOC121847163 gene encoding Meckel syndrome type 1 protein-like isoform X2, translated as MSSLQHSQSMVTQVKSNPTLLAHRMANVRHRRQDRHPVDRTIPKSRLITWDPSEDFVKTSHMVNTPVQTIHIMGNLGPAGKLGQKEKECLLCTIRADGNGVVTIKPDFNKGKVPYRPVTRTC; from the exons atgtcctcactacaGCATTCCCAGAGTATGGTGACGCAGGTCAAGTCCAATCCTACCTTACTGGCACATAGGATGGCCAATGTCAGACACAGACGACAGGACAGACACCCAGT TGACCGCACCATCCCCAAGTCCAGGCTGATTACCTGGGACCCCTCTGAGGACTTTGTGAAGACCAGCCACATGGTCAACACACCTGTACAGACCATACACATCATGGGGAACCTGGGACCAGCGGGCAA ACTTGGCCAAAAGGAGAAGGAATGCTTGTTGTGCACGATAAGAGCAGATGGAAATGGAGTGGTTACCATCAAACCAGACTTCAACAAAGGCAAGGTGCCCTACAGGCCAGTGACCCGCACCTGCTGA